One Neomonachus schauinslandi chromosome 9, ASM220157v2, whole genome shotgun sequence DNA segment encodes these proteins:
- the KLHL25 gene encoding kelch-like protein 25, translated as MSVSVHETRKSRSSTGSMNISLFHKASHPDCVLAHLNTLRKHRMFTDVTLWAGDRAFPCHRAVLAASSCYFEAMFSHGLRESRDDTVNFQDNLHPEVLELLLDFAYSSRIVINEENAESLLEAGDMLQFHDVRDAAAEFLEKNLFPSNCLGMMLLSDAHQCRRLYEFSWRMCLVHFETVRQSEDFNSLSKDTLLDLISSDELETEDERVVFEAILQWVKHDLEQRKAHLPELLRSVRLALLPADCLKEAVSGEALLMADERTRLIIDEALRCKTKILQNDGVVTSPCARPRKAGHTLLILGGQTFMCDKIYQVDHKAKEIIPKADLPSPRKEFSASAIGCKVYVTGGRGSENGVSKDVWVYDTVHEEWSKAAPMLIARFGHGSAELENCLYVVGGHTSLAGVFPASPSVSLKQVEKYDPGANKWTMVAPLRDGVSNAAVVSAKLKLFVFGGTSIHRDMVSKVQCYDPSENRWTIKAECPQPWRYTAAAVLGSQIFIMGGDTEFTAASAYRFDCETNQWTRIGDMTAKRMSCHALASGNKLYVVGGYFGTQRCKTLDCYDPTSDTWNCITTVPYSLIPTAFVSTWKHLPS; from the coding sequence ATGTCGGTCAGCGTCCATGAGACCCGGAAGTCGCGGAGCAGCACGGGGTCCATGAACATCAGCCTCTTCCACAAAGCCTCCCACCCCGACTGCGTGCTGGCGCACCTCAACACGCTGCGCAAGCACCGCATGTTCACGGACGTCACGCTGTGGGCGGGAGACCGCGCCTTCCCCTGCCACCGCGCCGTGCTGGCCGCGTCCAGCTGCTACTTCGAGGCCATGTTCAGCCACGGCCTGCGGGAGAGCCGGGACGACACGGTCAACTTCCAGGACAACCTGCATCCCGAGGTGCTGGAGCTGCTGCTGGACTTCGCCTACTCGTCCCGCATCGTCATCAATGAGGAGAACGCCGAGTCGCTGCTGGAGGCCGGCGACATGCTGCAGTTCCACGACGTGCGCGACGCCGCCGCCGAGTTCCTGGAGAAGAACCTCTTCCCGTCCAACTGCCTGGGCATGATGCTGCTGTCGGACGCGCACCAGTGCCGCCGGCTGTACGAGTTCTCCTGGCGCATGTGCCTCGTGCACTTCGAGACCGTGCGGCAGAGCGAGGACTTCAACAGCCTGTCCAAGGACACCCTGCTGGACCTCATATCAAGCGACGAGCTGGAGACGGAGGACGAGCGCGTGGTCTTCGAGGCCATCCTCCAGTGGGTGAAGCATGACCTGGAGCAGAGAAAGGCCCACCTGCCCGAGCTCCTCCGGAGCGTGCGGCTGGCCCTGCTGCCGGCGGACTGCTTGAAGGAGGCCGTCTCCGGCGAGGCCCTCCTCATGGCCGACGAGCGCACCAGGCTCATCATAGACGAGGCGCTCCGTTGCAAGACCAAAATCCTGCAGAACGACGGGGTGGTCACCAGCCCCTGCGCCCGGCCGCGCAAGGCGGGCCACACGCTGCTCATCCTGGGGGGCCAGACCTTCATGTGCGACAAGATCTACCAGGTGGACCACAAGGCCAAGGAGATCATCCCCAAGGCGGACCTGCCCAGCCCCCGGAAGGAGTTCAGCGCCTCGGCCATCGGCTGCAAGGTCTACGTGACCGGGGGCCGGGGCTCGGAGAACGGGGTCTCTAAGGACGTGTGGGTGTATGACACCGTCCACGAGGAGTGGTCCAAGGCGGCGCCCATGCTGATCGCCCGCTTCGGTCACGGCTCAGCGGAGCTGGAGAACTGTCTCTATGTGGTCGGGGGACACACGTCCCTGGCGGGtgtcttccctgcctccccttcgGTCTCCCTGAAGCAGGTGGAGAAGTACGACCCCGGGGCTAACAAGTGGACAATGGTGGCCCCGTTGAGGGATGGCGTCAGCAATGCCGCAGTGGTGAGCGCCAAGCTGAAGCTCTTTGTTTTCGGAGGGACCAGCATCCACCGAGACATGGTGTCCAAGGTCCAGTGCTACGACCCCTCGGAGAACCGGTGGACCATCAAGGCTGAGTGCCCCCAGCCTTGGCGGTACACGGCAGCTGCCGTGCTGGGCAGCCAGATCTTCATCATGGGAGGTGACACGGAGTTCACGGCCGCCTCAGCCTACCGCTTCGACTGTGAGACCAACCAGTGGACGCGGATCGGGGACATGACCGCCAAACGCATGTCCTGCCACGCCCTGGCCTCGGGCAACAAGCTCTATGTGGTGGGGGGCTACTTCGGGACCCAGAGGTGTAAGACCCTGGACTGCTATGACCCCACCTCGGACACGTGGAACTGCATCACCACCGTGCCCTACT